Sequence from the Candidatus Cloacimonadota bacterium genome:
GGAGTTGGTCGCTCAGACCGCCGAGGAAATGCCCCACCATTTGAACGTGTCGGTGTTCAGCGCCGGCATCGGGCGCAAGGAAACCAAAGGTCCGATCATCGTGGCTGGCATACAATCGGTACGCAAGCACTGGCACAAGCTGCCGCGCATCCACACCCTCATCATTGACGAAATCCATTGGGGCAATGCTGCCTACAAGGAGTTCATCGACAATGTGCGCAAACACTCCCCTGCAATGCGGGTGATGGGGATGACAGCAAGTCCTTTCGATGGTCGCGGGGTGCATTTGCACATGCTCAGGGAACCGATCACTACTGGTGTTTGCGCTGAAGTGTCGATGGGTGAGTTGTTGCGTGACGGATTTCTGTGCAACGTGGTCAGCTACCAAGCGCCAACTCGTTTGGATGTAAGCGGTGTCGGGATTGACTCGAAGACCGGAGACTACAAGCAAAACGAGTTGCAAGCGGCGGTCGATACCGAAGACCAAAACCAGAAGGTTGCCGCCGACATCCTGCGCATCTTCGCCGAGCGCAAGAGCGTGCTTGTGTTCGCGTCCGGGGTTGAGCACGCGCAACATCTGGCGGCCTTGCTGCCCAGCAGCAAGGTTATCGTCGGCACAACACCAAAGGTCGAGCGCGACACAATCGTTGAACAGTTCCGTGCCGGAAAGATTCGCTGGTTGGTGGCGGTCGATACTTTGCTGGTGGGATTTAACGCGCCCCGTGCCGACGGGCTTGCGTTATGCCGTCCGACGAAATCCCCGCTCATCTACGTGCAGGCGATCGGCCGCGTTATGCGCACTCACCCGACCAAAGCTGATGCCTTGTTGTGTGACTTTGTGGGGGCGGTTGAAGAGCATGGCCCTGTCGATGAAGTGGTTGGTCATCCGCCTCGCGTTGGTGGCGGCGACGCACCGACCAAGTTTTGCGAGGCTTGTTTCCACATCTGCTTGGTTGGCGTGCGCAAATGCCCCAACTGCGGACAGGAGTTCCCGCCACCCGTTCCGGGCGAACGGGTATATGACCCGCGCACCGGGCAGATCGTTATCTCCGGAGTGATCATCGGCGATGACGGCTCGCGGACCTATCCGGTCGAGCGTGTCGAGTACCGCACGGCAGTCACCCGGGCCGGCGACAATGCGCTGGTTGCCGACTACTATGCGCCGAACCGCCCGAACCCGGTGGCGTC
This genomic interval carries:
- a CDS encoding DEAD/DEAH box helicase is translated as MLKLRSYQQRVIDLALSHIDNYPDSAPTIVVPTGGGKSLISAALATHYAKVGNVLIVTFRKELVAQTAEEMPHHLNVSVFSAGIGRKETKGPIIVAGIQSVRKHWHKLPRIHTLIIDEIHWGNAAYKEFIDNVRKHSPAMRVMGMTASPFDGRGVHLHMLREPITTGVCAEVSMGELLRDGFLCNVVSYQAPTRLDVSGVGIDSKTGDYKQNELQAAVDTEDQNQKVAADILRIFAERKSVLVFASGVEHAQHLAALLPSSKVIVGTTPKVERDTIVEQFRAGKIRWLVAVDTLLVGFNAPRADGLALCRPTKSPLIYVQAIGRVMRTHPTKADALLCDFVGAVEEHGPVDEVVGHPPRVGGGDAPTKFCEACFHICLVGVRKCPNCGQEFPPPVPGERVYDPRTGQIVISGVIIGDDGSRTYPVERVEYRTAVTRAGDNALVADYYAPNRPNPVASSYFNLWHRKQSVVSKDAATWLRRLTLPGGVPTNVNEALMRANFGALKVPSTVTVQPGSAYPVRFGPAKPT